A region of Kribbella sp. NBC_01245 DNA encodes the following proteins:
- a CDS encoding tripartite tricarboxylate transporter TctB family protein, whose amino-acid sequence MTTAEETSPDVEASRLVRIIAAIVLVVLSVTFLVGVFDIRSPKGLDPAGPRFFPLIVTSAWVLLSLGYLVEGLRSPRGARTDHGRTWFEPVAIAVLLVLYAFLVVPLGYIIATLLLFFGAARVLGSRNTWRDAIVAVVLSVLVYIAFTQFLDISLPEGVLGL is encoded by the coding sequence ATGACCACTGCCGAGGAGACTTCCCCCGACGTCGAAGCGTCGAGACTGGTCAGGATCATCGCTGCCATTGTGCTGGTGGTGCTGAGTGTGACCTTTCTGGTTGGCGTCTTCGACATCCGTAGTCCGAAGGGTCTCGATCCGGCCGGGCCGCGGTTCTTTCCGTTGATCGTCACGTCCGCGTGGGTCTTGCTGTCGCTGGGCTACCTGGTCGAAGGCCTGCGATCGCCCCGAGGTGCGCGGACCGATCACGGCCGGACGTGGTTCGAGCCGGTCGCGATCGCCGTACTGCTCGTGCTCTACGCCTTCCTGGTCGTACCACTCGGCTACATCATCGCCACCCTGCTGCTGTTCTTCGGAGCGGCCAGAGTGCTCGGTAGCCGCAACACGTGGCGCGACGCGATCGTGGCCGTCGTACTGTCTGTGCTGGTCTATATCGCCTTCACCCAGTTCCTGGACATCTCCTTGCCGGAAGGGGTGCTGGGCCTGTGA
- a CDS encoding Bug family tripartite tricarboxylate transporter substrate binding protein, with the protein MPLRPRAVVGLIAGSLMLSGCSALEGGSVAGPFPSRNVEIMVPAAPGGGWDLTARQLQHVIQDDDLLPDRSISVVNVTGAGGAVGISKLVTKNRKDPHTLMITGLVMVGALTLNESQITLTDTTPIATITAEQEVLVVKADSPIKTLKDLVAKYQADPTSVSWGGGTIGGTDHIVAGTLVKAAGADPSKVKYISYSGGGEATAAILSGDVTVGISGVSEFEEQIAAGKMRVLATTGTEPVTMAGKTLPTLKSEGYDAEVLNWRAIVAPPDIPDADRQRLIEFVSKAHDTPAWAEIRKKQGWTDFWRTGDEATAFIAEETTRVQALLRELGIV; encoded by the coding sequence ATGCCCTTACGACCTAGGGCAGTAGTCGGCTTGATCGCCGGGAGTCTGATGCTGAGCGGCTGCTCGGCGCTCGAGGGCGGCAGTGTGGCGGGCCCCTTCCCGTCGCGGAATGTCGAGATCATGGTGCCGGCCGCACCAGGCGGTGGCTGGGACCTGACGGCGCGACAACTCCAGCATGTCATCCAGGACGACGATTTGTTGCCTGATCGCTCTATTTCGGTCGTGAACGTGACCGGTGCGGGTGGTGCGGTCGGCATCTCGAAGCTGGTCACGAAGAACCGCAAAGACCCGCACACGTTGATGATCACGGGTCTGGTCATGGTCGGCGCGCTGACGCTGAACGAATCGCAGATCACGCTCACCGATACGACTCCGATCGCGACTATCACCGCCGAGCAGGAGGTGCTGGTCGTGAAGGCCGATTCGCCGATCAAGACGCTGAAGGACCTGGTCGCGAAGTACCAGGCGGATCCGACCTCGGTCAGCTGGGGCGGCGGCACCATCGGCGGCACCGACCACATCGTCGCCGGCACACTCGTCAAGGCCGCGGGCGCCGACCCGTCGAAGGTGAAGTACATCAGCTATTCCGGTGGCGGCGAGGCCACGGCCGCGATCCTCTCGGGTGACGTCACGGTCGGCATCTCCGGCGTGAGCGAGTTCGAGGAGCAGATCGCCGCCGGCAAGATGCGCGTCCTCGCCACCACTGGTACCGAGCCGGTGACCATGGCCGGCAAGACCCTTCCGACGCTGAAGTCCGAGGGGTACGACGCGGAGGTGCTCAACTGGCGAGCCATCGTCGCTCCCCCGGACATCCCGGACGCCGACCGCCAGCGGTTGATCGAGTTCGTCTCGAAGGCCCACGACACCCCGGCCTGGGCCGAGATCCGCAAGAAGCAGGGCTGGACCGACTTCTGGCGTACGGGTGACGAAGCGACGGCGTTCATCGCGGAGGAGACCACCCGGGTGCAGGCGCTGCTGAGGGAGTTGGGCATCGTATGA
- a CDS encoding IclR family transcriptional regulator, with protein MTDGDFTPDGGQGGVRSVHRALDLLERFDDEHPVWTLAELTQASGLPKTTVLRLVMTLEQRGLVVAIGPGRFAIGPGFLRWSRLSSASMEVPPTVRAAMGRLAEETGETVNLYIRVGRSRVCLAQSPGTLSVRHTIGVGVALPLWGGAASAVLLSDPPLLVPGPTVVDEIAAESPHGEAYADHLRAAAARVVERGYAVTHGERELGASGVSAPVRRADGRVVAAVGVGGPTTRFSDDRLPAYVDAVKRCARLISSSGWSGFSAAA; from the coding sequence ATGACGGATGGCGACTTCACGCCGGATGGCGGCCAGGGTGGCGTGCGCAGTGTGCATCGGGCCCTCGATCTGCTGGAGCGGTTCGACGACGAGCACCCGGTCTGGACCCTGGCGGAGCTGACCCAGGCAAGCGGGCTGCCGAAGACGACCGTGCTGCGACTGGTGATGACGCTCGAGCAGCGTGGACTCGTGGTGGCGATCGGCCCCGGGCGTTTCGCGATCGGGCCGGGCTTCCTTCGTTGGTCCCGGTTGAGCAGCGCCAGCATGGAGGTGCCGCCGACGGTCCGCGCGGCGATGGGCCGGTTAGCCGAGGAGACGGGCGAGACGGTCAACCTCTACATCCGCGTCGGGCGTTCGCGGGTCTGCCTGGCGCAAAGCCCGGGCACGTTGAGCGTGCGCCACACCATCGGCGTCGGCGTGGCCCTTCCGTTGTGGGGAGGTGCCGCGTCCGCCGTACTGCTGAGTGATCCGCCGCTGCTCGTGCCCGGTCCGACCGTGGTGGACGAGATCGCCGCCGAGTCTCCGCACGGCGAGGCGTACGCCGATCACCTCCGGGCCGCCGCGGCGCGAGTGGTCGAGCGCGGATACGCCGTCACGCATGGCGAACGCGAGCTCGGCGCCTCCGGCGTGTCCGCGCCCGTACGGCGTGCCGACGGCCGCGTGGTTGCCGCGGTGGGCGTGGGTGGTCCCACGACGCGGTTCAGCGATGACCGGCTGCCGGCGTACGTCGATGCCGTCAAACGTTGTGCGCGACTGATTTCGTCGAGTGGCTGGAGTGGATTCAGTGCCGCTGCCTGA
- a CDS encoding CaiB/BaiF CoA transferase family protein, which yields MDSVPLPDADLLNGVRVLDLTNVLAGPFAGYQLALMGADVVKVEVPLTGDLARNLGASPELSAKGLGISFLAQNSAKRSLTVDLKTPAGKEVLTRLVAGADVLLENFRPGVLERLGFGPERLREINPGLVYCAVSGFGQTGPMRARPAYDQIIQGLSGIMAVTGMPDTSPTRTGFPICDTLGGYAAAFAISAALVKKARTGVGSYLDVSMLETAVAAMGWVVSDYLVGGRTPRAMGNENVTSAPSGTFETAAGQLNIAANKQEQFVTLCRVLDRLSLVADPRFATREARKANRVELKAELETTLRTRTAVEWDELLATSGVPVAPVLTLEESLGLRQLAERELLHDVPMPQGAAAESLRVLGSSVHIDGRAIGPAGGPPGLGEHTDEVLADAGYTPDEIAALHEAGVV from the coding sequence GTGGATTCAGTGCCGCTGCCTGACGCGGATCTGCTCAATGGCGTGCGGGTGCTCGACCTGACGAATGTGCTGGCCGGGCCCTTTGCGGGGTATCAACTCGCCCTGATGGGTGCCGACGTGGTGAAGGTCGAGGTGCCGTTGACCGGTGACCTCGCGCGGAACCTCGGCGCCTCGCCTGAGCTGTCTGCTAAAGGCCTGGGTATCTCGTTCCTGGCGCAGAATTCGGCCAAGCGGTCGCTGACGGTCGACCTCAAAACGCCTGCGGGTAAAGAGGTGTTGACCAGGTTGGTGGCCGGGGCCGACGTACTGCTGGAGAACTTCCGGCCTGGCGTGCTCGAGCGGTTGGGGTTCGGGCCGGAGCGGCTGCGTGAGATCAACCCGGGGCTGGTCTATTGCGCGGTGTCGGGATTCGGGCAGACCGGGCCGATGCGCGCGCGGCCGGCGTACGACCAGATCATCCAGGGTTTGTCCGGGATCATGGCCGTGACGGGGATGCCCGACACGTCGCCGACTCGGACCGGCTTCCCGATCTGCGACACGCTTGGTGGGTATGCGGCCGCCTTTGCGATCTCGGCGGCGCTGGTGAAGAAGGCGCGTACGGGGGTCGGGTCGTACCTGGATGTCTCGATGCTGGAGACGGCGGTCGCGGCGATGGGATGGGTGGTGTCGGACTACCTCGTCGGTGGGCGGACGCCGCGGGCGATGGGCAACGAGAACGTGACTTCGGCGCCGTCGGGGACGTTCGAGACGGCTGCTGGTCAGCTGAATATCGCGGCGAACAAGCAGGAGCAGTTCGTCACGTTGTGCCGGGTGCTGGATCGGCTTTCGCTGGTGGCGGATCCGCGCTTTGCCACTCGCGAGGCGCGGAAGGCCAACCGGGTGGAGTTGAAGGCCGAGTTGGAGACGACGCTGCGGACGCGTACGGCGGTCGAGTGGGACGAGTTGCTCGCGACCAGTGGGGTGCCGGTGGCGCCGGTGCTGACGCTGGAGGAATCGCTTGGGCTGCGGCAATTGGCAGAGCGGGAACTGCTGCACGACGTACCGATGCCTCAGGGTGCTGCCGCGGAGTCGTTGCGGGTATTGGGGAGCAGCGTGCATATCGATGGGCGCGCGATCGGGCCGGCGGGTGGGCCGCCGGGGTTGGGGGAGCACACCGATGAGGTGCTTGCCGATGCCGGCTACACGCCTGATGAGATCGCCGCGCTGCACGAGGCGGGCGTCGTATGA
- a CDS encoding citryl-CoA lyase, giving the protein MTEAEDWWSTGISDISPGTIRLRGYAIEDLIGSVSYAQMVWLMTRGSLPSAAEAALLELTLVAAVDHGPQAPSIAAARMAASCGLDLNNAMATGVNLLGDVHGGAGQQCMEVLRLLVDSALSPAEAAAELVASYKERRAYVPGFGHRFHPRDPRRDPLMNAVAEAVAEGTVSGRYVEAALALEAVLAGGAKPVPMNIDGATATIYCELGFAPELGRGLFVLSRSVGLLAHAWEQQNEPTRIKGPLPRSANPTYTGPPPRTL; this is encoded by the coding sequence GTGACCGAGGCTGAGGACTGGTGGTCGACGGGTATCTCCGATATCTCGCCGGGCACGATTCGCTTGCGGGGTTATGCGATCGAGGACCTGATCGGGTCGGTGTCGTACGCCCAGATGGTCTGGCTGATGACGCGTGGTTCCCTGCCGTCGGCGGCCGAGGCGGCTCTGCTCGAACTGACCTTGGTAGCGGCCGTGGATCATGGCCCGCAAGCGCCTTCGATTGCTGCCGCCCGGATGGCCGCGTCGTGCGGGCTCGACCTCAACAACGCGATGGCAACGGGCGTGAACCTGCTGGGCGACGTTCACGGTGGTGCCGGTCAGCAGTGCATGGAAGTGCTTCGCTTGTTGGTCGACTCGGCGCTGTCGCCGGCCGAGGCGGCTGCGGAGTTGGTTGCCTCGTACAAGGAGCGACGGGCCTACGTACCGGGATTCGGGCACCGCTTCCATCCGCGTGACCCGCGTCGGGATCCGCTCATGAACGCCGTCGCGGAGGCTGTTGCCGAAGGCACCGTTTCTGGCCGGTACGTCGAGGCGGCCCTTGCGCTCGAGGCAGTACTGGCCGGGGGAGCGAAGCCCGTTCCGATGAACATCGACGGCGCCACCGCCACCATCTATTGCGAACTCGGCTTTGCCCCGGAGTTGGGCCGCGGTCTCTTCGTCCTATCCCGCTCAGTCGGCCTTCTGGCGCACGCCTGGGAACAGCAGAACGAGCCGACCCGCATCAAAGGCCCGCTGCCACGCTCCGCCAACCCCACCTACACCGGGCCTCCACCTCGCACCCTCTAA
- a CDS encoding SRPBCC family protein: MSVDVLTEIVIDRPVDVVSGYAGDPSNAPNWYTNIESVVWETPPPATVGSRIAFVAHFLGRRLAYTYEIVELIASQRLVMRTAQGPFPMETSYEWMAEGSGTYMSLRNRGEPSGFASIAAPVMAAAMRRANAKDLARLKSLLESR; encoded by the coding sequence GTGAGCGTCGACGTCCTGACCGAGATCGTCATCGACCGGCCCGTAGACGTGGTCTCCGGGTATGCGGGCGACCCGTCGAATGCGCCCAACTGGTACACCAACATCGAGTCCGTGGTGTGGGAGACGCCGCCACCGGCGACGGTCGGCTCCCGGATTGCCTTCGTCGCGCACTTCCTCGGCCGGCGGCTGGCCTATACCTACGAGATCGTCGAGCTGATCGCGTCGCAGCGACTCGTGATGCGGACCGCCCAGGGCCCGTTCCCGATGGAGACCAGTTACGAGTGGATGGCCGAGGGCAGCGGCACCTACATGAGCCTTCGCAACCGAGGCGAGCCGTCCGGTTTCGCCTCGATCGCCGCACCCGTCATGGCGGCAGCGATGCGTCGGGCCAACGCCAAGGACCTAGCCCGCCTCAAATCCCTCCTCGAATCACGTTAG
- a CDS encoding CHRD domain-containing protein has protein sequence MSNRSAIATASAVLAIATFGLPAATAAPAIPLSGGQETAAADTDGHGFFTYSIDGTTFCWTLSWQDIQAPTAAHVHVGARHVAGPVVIPLDADGLPGPDMAGCVTISAALASAITADPGDYYANVHNTTFPAGAIRGQLK, from the coding sequence ATGTCCAATCGTTCCGCCATCGCCACGGCAAGCGCGGTGCTCGCGATCGCCACATTCGGGCTACCCGCCGCGACCGCGGCACCCGCAATCCCGCTGAGCGGTGGCCAGGAGACTGCCGCGGCAGATACCGACGGGCACGGGTTCTTCACGTACTCCATCGACGGTACGACGTTCTGCTGGACCCTCAGCTGGCAGGACATCCAGGCGCCCACCGCGGCCCACGTGCATGTCGGGGCGCGGCACGTCGCCGGGCCGGTCGTCATTCCTCTGGATGCCGACGGACTGCCCGGGCCTGACATGGCCGGTTGCGTCACGATCAGCGCCGCACTTGCCAGCGCGATCACGGCGGACCCGGGCGACTACTACGCCAACGTGCACAACACCACGTTCCCAGCAGGCGCGATCAGGGGCCAGCTCAAATAA